The following DNA comes from Amycolatopsis solani.
CGGTCGGCGGTGTCTCGTGCGCCACAAAAGCCCTGGTTGAACGCTCACCGAGTGTGGAGCCACCCGGTGAGCGCCGGTCAGCGCAGGGTCAGCTGACGGCCGATGAGGCCGTCCCTGGCCCGCCGCTCGGCCGCGTTCAGCGGCTCGCCGTCGAGCGACTTGAGCGCCGTCTCGAGCCGGGCCCCGAGGGCGTCCTTCGCCTCGGCCCACTCGCGGGCGTGCGCCTCGGGGTCGAGGTCCCACACCGGGACCAGCAGGCCGTGCGCCCGGAACGAGCCCGCGTACCGCGTGCCTTCGCCGAGGCCGAGCTCGCCGGCCGCGGACAGCCGCGCCAGCGCCTGGAGCAGCAGGTTCTCCGGCTCCGGACGCACCCAGCGCAGGTGCGCCTTCTCGCCGGCGAGCACCCAGTAGGCACCCGAGCCGAGCCGCTCGGTGGGCATGATCGCGGCGTTCGCGCGCTCGAGCGACACCGCGACGTCCCCGGTTGCGTCCGCGTCCTCGGGCAGCCACCAGGCGAAGTCGGTGTGCAGCGTGACGTCGAGTTCGGCACCCGGCGCCAGCAGGTCCTGCAGCCGGGCGTGCTCGTCGGCGGCCGGCGGCGTGGTCGTGTCCGGCACGCCGAGGACGTCGCCCTCCTTGGCGTCGAGCAGCCACTTCAGCGACCGGCCGAGGTCACGGCTGATGTCGGAGGAGCGGGTCTGAACCTGCAGGCCGAGGTAGCGCTCCCCGTCCGACCGCACGAACGCGGCGGCCGCCATCGGCAGCACGGTCCCGAGCGTGACGTCCCCGCCATCGGCGAGGGTCAGCTTCGCGGTCGCGGACGGCACGAACTCGCGCAGCGCGATCAGCTCGGGCTCCGCCGCCAGCCCCTCGAACGGCTGACCGACGAAGACGTCGCGCACCTTCGGCTTGCGGTCCGACGCCTGCTTGGGACCCTTCTTGCGCGCGCCCTTGCCCACGGCTGCCTCCTCTGGCTCGGCCTGGAACGCTATCGAAGGGTTAGTCTCGCGACGTGTTCGACCCCCGCGATCCCGAGTTCCTCGCCGACCCGTACCCGGCCTTCGCCGCCCTCCG
Coding sequences within:
- a CDS encoding DUF5926 family protein; amino-acid sequence: MGKGARKKGPKQASDRKPKVRDVFVGQPFEGLAAEPELIALREFVPSATAKLTLADGGDVTLGTVLPMAAAAFVRSDGERYLGLQVQTRSSDISRDLGRSLKWLLDAKEGDVLGVPDTTTPPAADEHARLQDLLAPGAELDVTLHTDFAWWLPEDADATGDVAVSLERANAAIMPTERLGSGAYWVLAGEKAHLRWVRPEPENLLLQALARLSAAGELGLGEGTRYAGSFRAHGLLVPVWDLDPEAHAREWAEAKDALGARLETALKSLDGEPLNAAERRARDGLIGRQLTLR